The proteins below are encoded in one region of Geomonas ferrireducens:
- a CDS encoding choice-of-anchor N protein, translating into MRKLILAAAAALMFSTSAFAEPVLQLYIPGATYDSTETWVTTSSSFTLWVLGWGNKEPITNVFLSAAFKTGETGTITLTPTTAAPPVIDPSTPSAPTVGPSGVGTQPVLGDGSLLPSHGIYGDGTSWVSFGLGDFTLTDSMIGDFSVVAPDLSTLSTPGQINAYTVDITGYASGVHFDAYDHILSGNHVSYLFAPFSHDAEGGGNPPVPEPGTIVLLGAGFLGLAIYGKRRQRS; encoded by the coding sequence ATGAGAAAGTTGATCTTAGCAGCCGCTGCCGCGCTGATGTTCTCAACATCAGCCTTTGCTGAGCCGGTTCTTCAACTGTACATCCCTGGTGCTACTTACGATTCAACCGAGACCTGGGTCACAACCAGCAGTTCTTTCACCCTCTGGGTTTTAGGTTGGGGAAACAAAGAGCCTATCACAAACGTCTTCCTGTCCGCCGCGTTCAAGACCGGTGAGACCGGCACCATCACTTTAACCCCGACAACGGCGGCTCCCCCTGTTATCGATCCCTCCACGCCGTCAGCCCCGACTGTTGGCCCGAGCGGTGTCGGTACGCAACCGGTGCTCGGCGATGGCAGCCTGCTTCCTAGCCACGGCATCTATGGTGATGGGACGAGTTGGGTCTCCTTCGGCCTCGGCGATTTCACCCTCACGGATTCTATGATAGGCGACTTCAGCGTCGTCGCACCTGACCTCTCCACGCTCTCCACCCCGGGTCAGATCAACGCCTATACCGTGGATATCACCGGGTACGCCAGCGGCGTCCACTTCGATGCGTACGACCACATCCTCTCCGGGAACCACGTAAGCTACCTTTTCGCTCCCTTCTCACATGATGCAGAAGGTGGCGGCAACCCGCCAGTTCCCGAACCGGGAACCATAGTACTGCTCGGCGCAGGGTTCCTCGGCCTGGCAATTTATGGCAAACGTCGTCAACGCAGCTAG
- a CDS encoding polysaccharide biosynthesis/export family protein — protein MRLRLLVLITVALFSLPAALFGGDYQIGEGDLLDIAVWGVKDLNFQVRVRPDGKITVPGLGEVTASGSTPSQLQGYLGGRLKELVKNPIVTVTVREITNSKVYIFGSGVKAGVYDLSRRTTLLQLLCMLPEVKTADLRNAYLLREGQKMKVDLHRLFIQGDTSQDLQLESNDSLFVPLLTDRSVYVLGAVNLPKAIEYREGMKVMEAILEAGGFTKFADQNDVVVRRKEGDKPRSLEVKAKKLFKEGDLSQNIDLKAGDYILVKEAFF, from the coding sequence ATGAGACTGAGACTGCTGGTACTGATAACGGTCGCGCTTTTTTCCCTCCCCGCCGCCCTCTTCGGAGGCGACTACCAGATCGGGGAGGGGGATCTCCTCGACATCGCGGTCTGGGGGGTGAAGGACCTGAACTTCCAGGTCCGGGTCCGCCCCGACGGCAAGATCACCGTCCCGGGCCTTGGAGAGGTGACTGCGAGCGGCAGCACCCCGAGCCAGCTTCAGGGGTACCTCGGCGGGCGGCTGAAGGAGCTGGTGAAGAACCCTATCGTCACCGTCACGGTGCGCGAGATCACCAACTCCAAGGTGTACATCTTCGGTTCCGGCGTGAAGGCGGGGGTTTACGACCTCTCGAGGCGCACGACGCTCTTGCAGCTTCTGTGCATGCTGCCGGAGGTGAAGACCGCCGACCTGCGCAACGCCTACCTCTTGCGCGAGGGGCAGAAGATGAAGGTCGATCTGCACCGCCTGTTCATCCAGGGGGACACGAGCCAGGACCTGCAGCTCGAGTCGAACGACTCGTTGTTCGTCCCTCTTCTCACCGACCGCAGCGTCTACGTTCTTGGTGCGGTTAACCTTCCGAAAGCCATCGAGTACCGGGAGGGGATGAAGGTGATGGAGGCGATCCTGGAGGCGGGGGGGTTCACCAAGTTTGCCGACCAAAACGACGTGGTGGTGCGCAGGAAAGAGGGGGACAAGCCCCGTTCCCTGGAGGTCAAGGCGAAGAAGCTGTTCAAGGAGGGGGATCTCTCCCAGAACATCGACCTGAAGGCCGGGGATTACATACTGGTCAAGGAAGCCTTTTTTTAG
- a CDS encoding CAAX prenyl protease-related protein, translating to MQDFCQYLCNIQTPLRLKEPDGQATGAVVNTANMMELAAKYLRVERAVIARVLPFALFMAFIALEEGLRQAAQRQWVTLTDQAFYLLYPLKTISVALLLYVVRSEFEEELRWRELLKPAASLAAAGAGVITFLLWINVQTTLPLVGSSPGFNPMLLPEGAVRLLLTAMRVAGAVLVVPVMEELFWRSFLIRYLIRPDFRSVPLGTFSWGSFLITTVLFGLEHHFFLAGMLAGAIFNVVLYRTRSLTLCILSHAVANLALSIYVLKSGNWYFW from the coding sequence ATGCAGGACTTCTGTCAATACCTTTGCAATATTCAGACCCCGCTAAGACTGAAGGAGCCCGATGGACAGGCCACCGGTGCTGTGGTAAATACCGCCAATATGATGGAGCTTGCCGCCAAATACTTGCGTGTGGAACGTGCCGTCATCGCACGCGTACTTCCCTTCGCCCTTTTTATGGCTTTCATAGCGCTGGAGGAGGGGTTGCGCCAGGCCGCACAGCGGCAGTGGGTCACCCTGACCGACCAGGCCTTCTACCTGCTGTATCCGCTAAAGACCATAAGTGTGGCACTGCTGCTTTACGTTGTGCGCTCTGAATTTGAGGAAGAACTGCGATGGAGGGAGCTCCTGAAGCCCGCGGCTTCGTTGGCGGCCGCAGGTGCGGGTGTAATTACCTTCCTGCTCTGGATCAACGTTCAGACTACCCTGCCACTGGTAGGATCCTCGCCCGGCTTCAACCCGATGCTTCTTCCCGAAGGGGCGGTACGGCTCCTTTTAACCGCGATGCGGGTTGCCGGGGCCGTGCTCGTGGTCCCTGTGATGGAGGAGCTTTTCTGGCGCTCCTTTCTGATCCGTTACCTGATCCGTCCCGATTTCCGATCCGTTCCCCTCGGGACCTTCAGTTGGGGTTCCTTCCTGATCACCACGGTCCTCTTCGGACTCGAACACCACTTCTTCCTTGCCGGTATGCTGGCAGGCGCCATCTTCAACGTCGTCCTTTACCGAACCCGAAGCCTCACCCTTTGCATCCTCTCCCACGCCGTCGCAAATCTGGCCCTCTCCATATACGTACTTAAAAGCGGCAACTGGTACTTCTGGTAG
- the prsT gene encoding XrtA/PEP-CTERM system TPR-repeat protein PrsT — MKLFLLLLALLVVLPGCGSKTKEDLYNEGVKQMDAANPAGAVVYFKNALDKDGNFLEARYQLGKAYAALGKNSQAEKEFAKVLTQNPSRDEVMLELARLSNAMGKGDQAFTMGQQYLSRHPGDAQGLEVLGISFVVRDRYQEARDYLVRALQADQKRPETKLYLADVYQALGDVQQARGMLNTLLQMQPDNFKALFKLAALEKVAGNTDKAVSLYEKILKLDPNRSEAIYKLGLIQVERKELDQANAAAERMIDRSPKNGDGYRLKGIVAFYRKDYAEAITLLQQSVKLSPNPDGYHFLGLSYYSKGEFENALSQFRFILDRMPSARQARLVMAQTLLAQQRTEDGIAEIKKVLAADESDAAAHAMLGTAYMSQGLFDQGVRELDRATRLDPKLVAAHLKKGAFYLSKGKGREGEVELAAAVQSAPNATGGRLLLASYYSREKNPAKAISVLQGGLKGVKSDAALYNAIAAVQLGSGNRGEGLKNLEQAKRVNPAFTASYQNLASYYAATGDYTRAIGEFNALLAKDPRNVRAMLGLAALNDLTGREAEALSFYRKAVQTKAPEAFLALAAYHQKKRADGKAIEVLDEAIKVSPSAVAPLDFKARIYLAQKDYRKALKVADDMELLNQERGLRLKIATYAAMGDRTKAIENARRLAAKRPGAADGHLLLASVYLNLGSVPEAIAEADQAVQADGKSADVRITQGNIYKAAKQYDKAQAAYLAAAKLRPDYAPSHTALAEILDAAGKKKEAAAKYRLALKYDAAYLPALNNLAYLCADGYGSKEEALRYSFEAYRIDPGNALVTDTLGYALYRNGRNADAAKVLERAAVLAPGNPTVRYHLALVYRQTGDLARSQKALQESLAMGEYPDRKAAQALLAQLRK; from the coding sequence ATGAAATTATTTTTGTTGTTGCTGGCGTTGCTGGTCGTCTTACCCGGATGTGGCAGCAAGACGAAAGAAGACCTCTACAACGAAGGTGTAAAGCAGATGGACGCAGCCAATCCCGCCGGGGCCGTTGTCTACTTCAAAAACGCCCTGGACAAGGACGGCAACTTCCTGGAAGCGAGATATCAGTTGGGCAAGGCTTACGCCGCGCTGGGTAAAAACAGCCAGGCGGAAAAGGAATTTGCCAAGGTCCTCACCCAGAATCCCTCCCGCGATGAGGTGATGCTTGAACTGGCACGGCTTAGCAACGCCATGGGAAAAGGGGACCAGGCCTTTACGATGGGGCAGCAGTACCTTTCCAGGCATCCAGGGGATGCCCAGGGGCTCGAGGTCCTCGGCATTTCATTCGTAGTTCGGGACAGATACCAAGAGGCCCGTGATTACCTGGTACGTGCTCTTCAGGCCGATCAGAAGCGCCCTGAAACCAAGCTGTACCTTGCCGACGTCTACCAGGCTCTGGGGGACGTTCAGCAGGCGAGGGGCATGCTGAACACGCTGCTCCAGATGCAACCGGACAACTTCAAGGCCTTGTTCAAGTTGGCTGCTCTGGAAAAGGTAGCCGGCAACACCGACAAGGCGGTCTCCCTTTACGAAAAGATCCTCAAGCTCGACCCAAACCGCAGTGAGGCCATATACAAGCTCGGGCTGATTCAGGTGGAGAGAAAAGAGCTTGATCAGGCTAACGCCGCAGCGGAGCGGATGATCGACAGGTCGCCGAAAAACGGTGACGGCTATCGTCTGAAGGGAATCGTGGCGTTCTACCGCAAAGACTACGCCGAGGCTATCACGCTGCTGCAGCAATCGGTAAAACTCTCCCCCAACCCCGATGGGTATCACTTCTTGGGGCTTAGCTACTACAGCAAGGGGGAATTCGAGAACGCCCTGAGCCAGTTCCGCTTCATCCTTGACAGGATGCCGTCGGCGCGCCAGGCGCGCCTCGTGATGGCACAGACGCTTTTGGCCCAACAAAGGACTGAGGACGGCATCGCCGAGATCAAAAAGGTCCTTGCCGCCGACGAATCCGATGCCGCAGCCCACGCCATGCTGGGGACCGCGTACATGTCCCAGGGACTTTTCGACCAGGGGGTACGCGAACTCGATCGCGCCACCCGGCTCGATCCGAAGCTTGTGGCGGCGCACCTCAAGAAAGGGGCGTTCTACCTTTCCAAGGGGAAAGGGCGTGAAGGGGAGGTCGAACTCGCCGCAGCGGTTCAGTCCGCGCCGAATGCCACGGGGGGCAGGCTCTTGCTCGCTTCTTACTACAGTCGCGAGAAGAACCCGGCAAAAGCCATTTCGGTTTTGCAGGGGGGGCTTAAAGGTGTGAAGTCGGACGCGGCGCTCTACAACGCCATTGCGGCTGTGCAACTAGGCTCGGGAAACAGGGGGGAGGGGCTTAAGAACCTGGAACAGGCCAAACGAGTGAACCCCGCCTTCACCGCCTCGTACCAGAATCTGGCCAGTTACTACGCTGCCACCGGCGACTACACAAGGGCGATCGGCGAGTTCAATGCGCTGCTTGCCAAGGACCCGAGAAATGTCCGCGCCATGCTCGGGCTTGCCGCACTGAACGATTTGACCGGCAGGGAAGCAGAGGCTCTCTCATTCTACCGGAAGGCGGTTCAAACCAAGGCGCCTGAGGCCTTTTTGGCGCTGGCTGCCTACCACCAGAAGAAACGCGCGGATGGCAAGGCGATCGAGGTGCTCGACGAGGCGATCAAAGTTTCGCCGTCTGCCGTCGCTCCACTCGACTTTAAGGCCCGCATCTACCTGGCACAGAAGGATTATCGCAAGGCGCTCAAGGTGGCCGACGATATGGAACTTTTGAACCAGGAACGCGGACTGAGGCTCAAAATTGCCACCTATGCGGCCATGGGGGACCGCACCAAGGCGATCGAGAACGCCCGCAGGCTGGCAGCCAAGCGTCCCGGCGCGGCAGACGGTCACCTGCTCCTCGCTTCGGTGTACCTGAACCTAGGATCCGTGCCCGAAGCGATAGCCGAGGCGGATCAGGCGGTCCAGGCGGACGGTAAAAGCGCCGACGTGCGCATCACGCAAGGGAACATTTACAAGGCCGCAAAGCAGTACGACAAGGCCCAGGCCGCTTACCTCGCGGCAGCGAAGCTGAGACCGGACTACGCGCCCTCCCACACCGCCCTTGCCGAGATCCTCGACGCGGCCGGGAAAAAGAAAGAGGCTGCCGCCAAATACCGGCTGGCGCTTAAATACGACGCCGCGTACCTGCCGGCCCTTAACAACTTGGCCTACCTTTGCGCCGATGGGTACGGCAGCAAGGAAGAGGCGCTTCGTTATTCATTCGAGGCCTATCGCATCGACCCGGGCAACGCCTTGGTGACGGACACCCTGGGCTACGCCCTTTACCGCAACGGGCGCAACGCGGATGCCGCCAAGGTGCTGGAGCGGGCGGCCGTGCTCGCTCCGGGAAACCCCACGGTGCGCTACCACTTGGCGCTTGTCTATCGTCAGACCGGGGATCTGGCCCGTTCGCAGAAGGCGCTTCAGGAATCCCTTGCCATGGGAGAGTACCCGGACCGTAAGGCGGCTCAGGCGCTTTTAGCACAGTTGAGAAAATAG
- a CDS encoding TIGR03013 family XrtA/PEP-CTERM system glycosyltransferase, whose translation MDLRVAFYIFTDAVLAIAALLLAAGVRFGSPVLAQEWRPEQGVMGGVLFVSVTLFSSYLMEVYSLPRESRKRDILAACTQGGCAAFFFLSVVYYLWPELMLGRGLLFFALGFFVVLQASWYALTNVNSRKVPFAQRVLILGTGDLACQLGGLLTSQSGSFTLAGYLECDPGHRPEQTVHDPERFRSLIIPAEDDLLQIAREQKASVIVVALAERRGVLPLQEMMRCKLNGIEILDAPTFYELVQEKLLLEEMTPSWIIFSSGFRRTALINVYKRCIDILLSLTGLVLSAPLLPFIVLAVKLDSPGPLFYRQRRVGLGEKTFTLYKFRSMREDAERDGAVWAQKNDARITRVGAILRNSRIDEIPQLINVLRGEMSFIGPRPERPEFVEKLRQEIYYYSKRHTIKPGVTGWAQVRYPYGSTAQDAIEKLRYDLYYIKNLSVFLDTRIIFETVKVVLFGRGR comes from the coding sequence ATGGACCTGCGTGTAGCTTTTTACATATTTACCGACGCGGTACTCGCCATCGCCGCACTGCTTTTGGCTGCCGGGGTGCGCTTCGGCAGCCCGGTCCTGGCCCAGGAATGGCGCCCGGAACAGGGGGTGATGGGTGGCGTCTTGTTCGTCTCCGTCACCCTCTTTTCCTCTTATCTGATGGAGGTGTACTCGCTCCCCCGCGAGAGCCGCAAGCGCGATATCCTCGCCGCCTGCACCCAGGGGGGATGCGCCGCCTTTTTCTTCCTCTCCGTGGTCTACTACCTTTGGCCGGAGCTGATGCTCGGACGGGGGCTCCTATTTTTCGCGTTGGGTTTTTTCGTGGTGCTGCAGGCCTCCTGGTACGCGCTCACCAACGTAAACTCAAGGAAAGTCCCTTTCGCGCAGCGCGTCCTGATTCTCGGCACCGGCGACCTCGCCTGCCAGCTTGGGGGGCTTCTCACCTCGCAAAGCGGCTCCTTCACCCTGGCCGGGTACCTCGAGTGCGACCCCGGTCATCGACCGGAACAGACGGTGCACGACCCGGAACGGTTCCGGTCGCTGATCATCCCGGCCGAAGACGATCTCTTGCAGATTGCGCGGGAGCAAAAGGCGTCGGTGATCGTAGTGGCGCTCGCCGAGCGGCGCGGCGTGCTTCCTCTGCAGGAGATGATGCGCTGCAAGCTAAACGGCATCGAGATCCTCGACGCGCCTACCTTTTACGAACTGGTGCAGGAAAAGCTTTTGCTGGAGGAGATGACCCCCTCCTGGATCATATTCTCCAGCGGCTTTCGCCGCACCGCCCTCATCAACGTGTACAAGCGCTGCATCGATATCCTCTTGTCGTTGACCGGCCTTGTGCTGAGCGCTCCTTTGTTGCCCTTTATCGTTCTGGCCGTGAAGCTCGACTCCCCCGGTCCGCTCTTTTACAGGCAAAGGCGCGTAGGCCTCGGGGAGAAGACCTTCACCCTCTACAAGTTCCGCTCCATGCGCGAAGATGCGGAGCGTGACGGCGCCGTCTGGGCGCAGAAAAACGACGCGCGCATTACCCGGGTGGGCGCCATCCTGCGCAACTCGCGCATCGACGAGATCCCGCAGCTCATAAACGTGCTGCGGGGCGAGATGAGTTTCATAGGACCTAGGCCTGAGCGCCCCGAGTTCGTGGAGAAGCTCAGGCAGGAGATCTACTACTACTCCAAACGCCACACCATCAAACCCGGTGTGACCGGTTGGGCGCAGGTCCGCTACCCATACGGCTCCACGGCACAGGACGCCATCGAGAAGCTGCGCTACGACCTCTACTACATCAAGAACCTTTCCGTGTTCCTCGACACCCGGATCATCTTCGAGACGGTCAAGGTGGTGCTTTTCGGACGCGGGAGATGA
- a CDS encoding GSU3473 family protein, protein MLVQVHWTNKRYDYVKDYMLDSLIEAGVVARFLRSSGWVTIGIDPIRRSKHQKSYAGPERRHIGSAAA, encoded by the coding sequence ATGCTGGTTCAGGTGCATTGGACAAACAAAAGGTACGACTACGTGAAGGATTACATGCTCGACAGCCTGATAGAGGCCGGTGTCGTTGCCAGATTTCTTCGTTCTTCCGGCTGGGTGACCATTGGCATTGATCCGATTCGCAGGTCGAAGCATCAAAAGTCTTACGCCGGTCCGGAAAGAAGGCACATAGGAAGCGCTGCCGCATGA